A stretch of Lactuca sativa cultivar Salinas chromosome 6, Lsat_Salinas_v11, whole genome shotgun sequence DNA encodes these proteins:
- the LOC111911406 gene encoding 40S ribosomal protein S3a, which yields MAVGKNKRISKGKKGGKKKAADPFSKKDWYDVKAPSLFNERNVCKTLVTRTQGTKIASEGLKHRVFDVSLADLQKDEDHAYRKIRLRAEDVQGKNVLTNFYGMDFTTDKLRSLVRKWQSLIEAHVDVKTTDSYTLRMFCIGFTKKRTNQVKRTCYAQSSQIRQIRRKMREIMITQAQSCDLKELVLKFIPESIGREIEKATSSIYPLQNVFIRKVKILKAPKFDLGKLMEVHGDYSEDVGVKVERPADEPIAEATEVIGA from the exons ATGGCCGTCGG GAAGAACAAGAGAATTTCAAAGGGAAAGAAGGGAGGCAAGAAGAAAGC GGCTGATCCTTTTTCGAAGAAGGATTGGTACGATGTCAAAGCACCATCGTTGTTCAACGAAAGGAATGTTTGCAAAACCCTTGTTACACGTACCCAGGGTACCAAG ATTGCCTCGGAAGGACTGAAACATCGTGTCTTTGATGTATCCTTGGCTGACCTTCAAAAGGATGAGGACCATGCCTACAGAAAGATCCGTTTGAGGGCTGAAGATGTCCAAGGGAAGAATGTCTTGACCAATTTCTAT GGAATGGACTTTACCACAGACAAACTTAGGTCTCTGGTCAGGAAATGGCAGTCTTTGATTGAAGCACATGTTGATGTGAAGACAACTGACAGCTACACATTGAGAATGTTCTGCATTGGATTCACCAAGAAGAGGACTAACCAGGTCAAGAGAACCTGCTATGCACAATCCAGCCAAATTCGTCAG aTTCGAAGGAAGATGAGGGAGATCATGATCACTCAAGCTCAGTCTTGTGATCTTAAGGAGTTGGTTCTGAAGTTCATTCCTGAATCAATTGGGAGAGAAATTGAGAAGGCAACTTCCAGCATTTACCCATTGCAGAATGTTTTCATCCGTAAAGTTAAGATTTTGAAGGCACCCAAGTTTGATCTTGGCAAGTTGATGGAA GTTCATGGGGATTACTCTGAGGATGTTGGTGTTAAGGTTGAGAGGCCTGCTGATGAGCCTATTGCTGAAGCAACTGAAGTTATTGGTGCTTAA
- the LOC111911391 gene encoding uncharacterized protein LOC111911391: MGGGVANIMLVMMVVLVISELNPATGAGPSATECREERRLAINACKSLLHGGLPSPECCQRARVSHAECICPDVTPALLAIIGNVNRAIRLIESCHRRVPHHFKCGCVTTP; encoded by the exons ATGGGTGGTGGTGTTGCTAACATAATGCTAGTCATGATGGTGGTGTTGGTCATATCAGAGCTGAATCCGGCCACCGGAGCAGGGCCTAGTGCCACCGAATGCCGAGAGGAGAGGCGGCTGGCAATCAATGCTTGCAAGTCGTTGTTGCATGGAGGACTTCCAAGCCCAGAGTGTTGTCAACGTGCAAGGGTTAGCCACGCAGAGTGCATATGTCCAGATGTCACGCCTGCATTACTTGCAATCATTGGGAACGTTAATCGAGCCATTAGGCTAATTGAAAGTTGTCATCGAAGAGTTCCTCATCATTTCAAATGCGGGT GTGTGACTACTCCATGA